From the genome of Eucalyptus grandis isolate ANBG69807.140 chromosome 2, ASM1654582v1, whole genome shotgun sequence, one region includes:
- the LOC104430639 gene encoding putative disease resistance RPP13-like protein 1, with amino-acid sequence MEATIGEMLLSTILKVLLNQLASGELLSLMQREGLPTLLNKWEKKLQRINCALEDAEEKQLTGDAGVKLWLEDLRNLAYDIEDLLHDFDAQARKKKQKAADSRRVSQTLLVVPSCFSPREFVRDQKMRSKIEDIDHRLQEIIKQKDSLSLREKEASQSASDRAQQRPITTYVPEPCFVGREKEKMEVLQLLIEEEEGINNINAIPKIIPIIGMGGVGKTTLAQQVYHDASYFDVKAWACVSNDFDVAAITRRILQDVPGLSGKGNDLDRPQEKLWKHLSGKRFLIVLDDVWTEKYEEWTNLLKTFQAGAEGSVIVLTARNLHVASMAGAPAYHLKELPEDACLTLLAYHALGAKNFDHHTPLKSFGEKIVMKCKGLPLAVKMLGGLLRTHVDPHEWEAISKSRIWDLPEARNEILPSLKLSYHHLPRHLKRCFAYCAIFPKDYEIERDELIHWWMAEGLVHRSEGENLWKTGLNYFKELVSRSFFQESSSNSLWFSMHDLLNDLAKSIAGPTHFSSRGFESESNESNASSARHASFISSYGIASERLTVYHRMKRLRSFISLQPRPRKFAMLHLSQSVLGDLLSDLKYLRVFSLSHYCINAIPDCVGKLRHLHYLNLSYSEIERLPESIGGLFNLEALILRGCPYLAGLPQGVEKLINLRYLDIRETRSLQTMPRRIGNLVNLEILSKFIVGTENGRRLKELKHLEQLRGELLISELHRVKDAGDAKDANLHMKRGIDRLIMKWSEPLVDSRNAELEMKVVDFLQPHKDLQDLTISYYSGIEFPFWLGNPSRLNMVSLRLCGCRNVGSLPSLGLLSSLKELHIEGLDAVCSVGSEFYSEFYETIEPFPSLTTLEFKDMSFWQDWTHFNGAEEIEVPFPCLQHLMVRNCPMLKGRLPEKIDALVRLDIDSCPLLDASPAVSVSSLRELYFRGCNEVTFKSLVNMTSLTTLAVENVEGLACFPLGYTSFSTKLEKLEVRRCKNLIHLWQDTDYAQNLACLKSLDVTSCPQFVSFIAGESDKELPSRLEAMKLSDCSNLEKLPNKMHNLGSLHSLIVLNCPKLRSFPETGLPASMTSLTVENCKNLQHLPIGTKIGNETSHLRELRIYGCDLLPASPFGKGGLPATLKELKIHNCRGVKSLAEIVSDLGHQHHVQLLEDVRIFYCEQLGSLPRSLHKLSHLTRLTIFGCAALELEHFPPLPASVSEFSLWSCPNGGLPPNIETFEVRVCVNMEQHVGEWGLHTLALLQSLWIDGSVGELGDMVCFPPEGDGNDHDLLPSSLTYLNLSDMRNLESLSSGLPCSLQRLYTRGCQKLRCLPMAGLPSSLEHLSISDCKLLEERCLKHAGNYWHLIKEIPTIYINNDLIS; translated from the exons ATGGAAGCGACCATTGGAGAGATGCTTCTCAGCACCATCCTCAAGGTGCTTCTCAACCAGTTAGCCTCTGGCGAGCTGCTTAGCCTCATGCAGCGCGAGGGACTTCCCACCCTGCTGAATAAATGGGAGAAGAAGCTCCAGCGAATAAACTGCGCTCTGGAAGACGCAGAGGAAAAGCAGTTGACTGGTGATGCTGGAGTCAAGTTGTGGCTTGAGGACCTCCGGAACTTGGCCTACGATATCGAGGACTTGCTCCACGACTTCGATGCTCAAGCcaggaaaaagaagcagaaggcGGCGGATTCCAGGAGGGTGAGCCAGACACTTCTGGTCGTACCGAGCTGCTTCAGTCCCAGAGAGTTCGTGCGTGACCAGAAAATGAGGTCCAAAATAGAGGATATCGACCATCGACTGCAGGAGATTATCAAGCAGAAAGATAGCCTAAGCCTGAGAGAGAAGGAGGCCAGCCAGTCCGCATCCGACCGAGCCCAGCAGCGGCCTATCACGACGTATGTCCCAGAGCCTTGTTTTGTAGgtagggagaaggaaaagatggaGGTCCTTCAATTgttgattgaagaagaagaaggcatcaACAACATAAATGCGATCCCGAAAATAATTCCCATAATAGGGATGGGAGGGGTCGGAAAGACCACTCTAGCCCAGCAAGTCTATCATGACGCCAGCTATTTCGATGTCAAAGCATGGGCTTGCGTATCCAATGACTTCGACGTGGCTGCCATTACAAGGAGGATTTTGCAGGATGTCCCTGGTTTGTCTGGCAAAGGCAACGACCTAGACCGGCCCCAAGAGAAGTTGTGGAAACATCTGTCTGGGAAGAGATTCCTTATCGTTTTGGACGATGTTTGGACAGAGAAGTACGAAGAGTGGACCAATCTCCTGAAGACTTTCCAAGCCGGAGCTGAGGGGAGCGTGATCGTCCTTACAGCTCGTAACCTCCATGTTGCTTCAATGGCCGGTGCTCCGGCATACCATTTGAAGGAGCTGCCTGAAGATGCTTGCTTGACTTTACTGGCCTATCACGCTCTTGGCGCCAAAAATTTCGACCACCACACCCCTCTTAAATCATTCGGTGAGAAAATAGTGATGAAGTGCAAAGGCTTGCCGTTGGCTGTGAAGATGTTGGGCGGACTACTACGTACCCACGTCGATCCCCACGAGTGGGAAGCTATATCCAAAAGCCGAATTTGGGATCTACCAGAAGCGAGAAACGAGATCCTTCCCTCTTTGAAACTCAGTTATCACCATCTCCCCCGTCATCTGAAGAGATGTTTTGCTTACTGCGCGATTTTTCCCAAGGATTACGAAATAGAAAGGGATGAGTTGATCCATTGGTGGATGGCGGAGGGCTTGGTACACAGAAGCGAAGGAGAGAACCTCTGGAAGACAGGTCTTAATTATTTCAAGGAGTTAGTATCGAGATCGTTTTTTCAAGAATCAAGCAGCAACAGTCTGTGGTTCTCGATGCATGATCTTCTGAATGACCTCGCAAAGTCAATTGCTGGCCCGACGCACTTTAGCTCACGGGGGTTTGAGTCAGAGAGCAATGAGAGTAATGCATCTTCAGCTCGTCACGCATCCTTCATTTCGAGCTACGGAATTGCATCTGAAAGACTTACGGTGTATCACAGAATGAAGCGACTAAGAAGCTTCATCTCATTGCAACCGCGACCCAGGAAGTTCGCGATGTTGCATTTGTCCCAAAGCGTGCTAGGTGACTTGCTGTCGGACTTGAAGTATTTGAGGGTGTTTTCGTTGAGTCATTATTGCATCAACGCGATACCGGACTGTGTAGGTAAATTGCGGCATCTGCACTATCTTAATTTATCTTACTCTGAGATTGAAAGGCTTCCTGAATCCATCGGTGGGCTGTTCAACCTAGAGGCTTTGATATTACGGGGTTGCCCATACCTTGCTGGATTGCCTCAAGGTGTTGAGAAGCTGATTAATTTACGATATCTCGACATTCGAGAAACCCGGAGCCTACAAACCATGCCACGGCGTATAGGTAACTTGGTGAATCTTGAGATTTTGTCCAAGTTTATAGTGGGAACAGAGAACGGGCGGAGGTTAAAGGAGTTAAAACACCTTGAGCAACTTAGAGGGGAACTGTTAATCTCTGAGTTGCATAGGGTAAAAGACGCTGGAGATGCTAAGGATGCTAATCTACATATGAAGCGTGGAATTGACCGGTTAATCATGAAATGGAGCGAACCCCTTGTAGATTCGCGGAACGCAGAGCTTGAAATGAAGGTCGTTGACTTTCTTCAGCCTCATAAAGACCTTCAAGATCTCACAATCTCCTACTACAGCGGCATTGAATTCCCTTTCTGGTTGGGAAATCCATCGCGTCTCAACATGGTCTCTTTGCGCTTGTGTGGCTGTCGTAATGTCGGATCATTACCATCACTCGGGCTGCTATCCTCCCTGAAAGAACTGCACATCGAAGGTCTGGATGCTGTGTGCTCGGTGGGCTCCGAATTTTACTCCGAATTTTACGAAACTATAGAGCCTTTTCCATCATTAACAACTTTGGAGTTCAAGGATATGTCATTCTGGCAGGACTGGACTCATTTTAATGGCGCTGAAGAAATAGAAGTGCCGTTCCCTTGTCTTCAGCATCTAATGGTCCGCAATTGTCCCATGTTGAAGGGACGATTGCCCGAAAAAATAGATGCCCTTGTGAGGCTTGATATCGATTCATGTCCGCTTCTGGATGCCTCACCTGCCGTTAGTGTTTCGTCTCTCCGCGAGCTATACTTCAGAGGCTGTAACGAGGTGACTTTTAAGAGCTTAGTTAACATGACTTCTCTCACCACTCTTGCTGTTGAAAATGTCGAGGGGCTCGCTTGCTTTCCTCTTGGGTACACAAGCTTCTCAACCAAGTTAGAGAAGTTAGAGGTAAGAAGATGCAAAAACCTGATACACTTGTGGCAGGACACAGATTATGCTCAGAATCTTGCTTGCCTGAAGAGCCTAGATGTCACAAGTTGCCCTCAGTTCGTATCTTTTATAGCTGGAGAAAGTGATAAAGAGTTGCCTAGCCGCCTTGAAGCTATGAAATtgagcgattgttcaaacctagAGAAGCTTCCAAACAAGATGCACAATCTGGGCTCTCTTCATAGCTTGATCGTTCTTAACTGTCCAAAACTCCGTTCCTTTCCAGAGACCGGTTTGCCAGCATCTATGACATCATTGACCGTCGAAAACTGCAAGAATCTCCAGCATTTGCCCATAGGCACTAAGATTGGCAATGAGACGTCTCATCTGAGAGAATTGAGAATCTACGGATGCGATTTGCTGCCCGCATCACCATTCGGCAAGGGCGGGCTACCGGCGACTCTCAAGGAACTTAAGATTCATAACTGCAGGGGAGTGAAGTCACTGGCGGAGATAGTTTCAGACTTGGGCCACCAACACCACGTCCAGTTGCTTGAAGATGTAAGAATTTTCTATTGTGAGCAATTGGGAAGCTTGCCTCGGAGCCTGCACAAGCTCTCCCACCTCACTCGCTTGACGATATTTGGGTGCGCCGCTCTGGAGCTGGAGCACTTCCCTCCACTTCCTGCCAGCGTATCCGAGTTCAGCCTATGGAGTTGCCCGAAT GGAGGGTTGCCTCCCAATATAGAGACCTTCGAGGTGAGGGTCTGCGTGAACATGGAGCAGCATGTGGGAGAGTGGGGCTTGCACACACTGGCGTTGCTCCAATCTTTATGGATCGACGGGAGTGTTGGCGAACTTGGAGATATGGTGTGCTTTCCTCCAGAGGGTGACGGCAATGATCATGATctcctcccttcctctctcaCCTATCTTAATCTCTCCGACATGAGGAACCTAGAGAGTCTATCAAGTGGCCTCCCTTGCTCTCTCCAGCGCTTATACACTCGTGGATGCCAGAAGCTGAGGTGCTTGCCCATGGCCGGCCTGCCTTCCTCGCTCGAGCATTTGTCCATCAGCGACTGCAAACTTCTCGAAGAGCGATGCTTAAAGCACGCCGGCAACTATTGGCACCTCATCAAAGAAATCCCGACTATCTACATAAACAATGATCTGATCTCATGA